The region ACATCGCGGCGGTGCTCTTGTGTTCGCGCTCCCGCGGGTATCGCATTGGTCGCGCCTCCCGAGCCGGAACGCTCACCTGCGGGGAAGGCCGCGAGCGCGCCCTCCCGCAACGACGACTGCGGTTGCGCACCGAGAACACATGCGTCGAGGTGGCCGCAGACGAACCATCCGGTTGCGGTGCCGCAAAGCTGAAAGTCAGGTCGAGCGTGGCCAGGTAGCGCTCGCCAGCCAAGCTAAACTCAGCGAGCCCGCTGGCAGTGTTGGGGCTTTCGGCGCGCGCCACGCCCGTACCAAGGAGCAGTGCACATGCGGCTGAACTATCCTGGGCACCAGCGAAGGGCGGACAATAGGTTAACCCTAGCAAACCGATCGTGGAGACTCCTGCTTTTGATCGTCGTAGGATCTCCCTCACTACGTGTTTCATACGTATACCTCCTCTAAGAGTGATAAAATTGATACTCTTGCTACGGAGGCTTGAGGCGCAATAGTTGCGCGGAAATGCTGATGGTTTGCCGTGGAATGGCCGATGATGTGCTGATAACGGAAAAAGTGCCAGTAGCCCGCATTCAGTAGAATCAGCGGAACAGAGAAGCGGATACTACCTTCGAGAACATACCGCCCGCACTCCTAACTCACGACCGATCCTTTCGACTGTCATGGCCTTGCCTTTGTAGGCGAATGTCGAGTGCCGTGCGCTCACAAACATCCCGGACAACTTACAGAGATCAGTAATCAGATCTTCGCTTAACCCATCGCTAAAATACTCTTGCGTTGTGTCAGCACTCATATCGGTGATAGGCAAGAATCTCCAGAGAGTACACGGAATATCGACAACGAATGGATTTCAGTGGATGGTCAAAGTCGCGCGCATCGACGTATGTCGTTGAAAATCCCCAAGGTGGGTGTCCGAGGAGTTCATCGCATTGATACGAATGGACTCCTCTTTTTTGTGGCGCGCTGCACGCGATTAGTCAGAACCCAACGTTGCTAGGGATGACAGAACGACACGCCCGCCAATTTCACCGATGAAGCTTGCGGCTCCAGTCGTAAGATCAATACGGTATAGATGCGGACGGTCACTCCCAGCGGAGCGCAACAGCGCGTAGGCGGTACCATCGCTGGCGGCAATATCGAAGCCTGCCACCAAGGAGTGTGTGGTAGCCACGCCAAGAGAACCAACTGTCGTTAGTGCGCCATTATTGGGGGGATCCTGTCTGACCAAGGTGTCACGCGTCGCGTCGATGTCAAACAACGTCGTGGGTGTGGCTGGGTTGTTATCGTTGTTAGTATAGGCTGCACCGACTGCTCCCGGATCAAGACCAGCACCACTGTCACCTGCAGCATAGTCTAGGTCTGTGTCAACTGCGGCAACGGCGCCAGTATCCGGGTTGATGCGCAGATTCTGATCAGCATCGCTAACGATGCGAATGCGATCGGCTTGCGGATTGAAATCGAAGCCAAAGAAATCGCCGCGCAACGCTGGCGAGAACGGACTACCCACTGGGCTGGCGACCCGCTGGCGAAGATCAACGATGTAGATCTGACTCGTGCTGCCAAGGGCATAGAGCTGTCCGTTGGCAGGCCGGACATCAAGTCC is a window of Deltaproteobacteria bacterium DNA encoding:
- a CDS encoding DUF4394 domain-containing protein; translation: RPRSSSSSTRLRYLDRSQHTMVSSLIPALVQRLSTPVNHYCGKLFPATALVGATSDNKLAVFSSDNPRRVRIIKLSGLAPNERILGLDVRPANGQLYALGSTSQIYIVDLRQRVASPVGSPFSPALRGDFFGFDFNPQADRIRIVSDADQNLRINPDTGAVAAVDTDLDYAAGDSGAGLDPGAVGAAYTNNDNNPATPTTLFDIDATRDTLVRQDPPNNGALTTVGSLGVATTHSLVAGFDIAASDGTAYALLRSAGSDRPHLYRIDLTTGAASFIGEIGGRVVLSSLATLGSD